The window ctagactatagactagactatagactagactatagactagactatagactagactatagactagactatatactagactatagactagactatagaatacactatagaatacactatagactaaactatagactagacaatagaatagactatagactagactatagactagactatagactagtctattgacttgactatagactagactatagactagattacagactatgCCGTTAAtttgactagagactagactatagactagactctatactagactatagactagactgtaggctggACTTTTACTAGATTATGGAaatgactatagacaaatctatagagagtataccttttaaaaaaaacacaaacggATTCTTTtcattcaataaatattttcaattgaatttattttttatatataacaattttttccaTCCAACTAAACTCCAACAgtcattataaaaactaaatcatatcCATTGTATTTTATCAACTACGTCAATCCAACTTACCAGACACCGGTAGCGGTGTAGGTCAAAGGTGAAGAAGCAGCATAAGTTGTTACAGGGGCAGCATAAGAGTGTAAAACAGGAGCGGCAGCAGCATAAGTGTGAACAACAGGAGTAGCTACAGACTGCACTAGGGGAGTAGCAGCTACGGTACTATGTACTAGGGGAGCACTTTCAACAGTTTTCACAACAGTAGGGGCAACAGCATAACTTTCTACTACGGGTGTAGCcaaagtttttgttgtatattcAGTAGTTTTAACGGCAGGGGCCACAACATCTTCAACTGTGTGGGCAGTGCTGTGAACAACAGCATTGCTGTGATGAGAGATGGCAGACGGAACACTTTTCACTACATTACCGACATGAGCATAACCGGTTTCTTGTACGGTAACAGTATCAGCAGGAGCTGAGTAGACAACGGGTGATTCG is drawn from Lucilia cuprina isolate Lc7/37 unplaced genomic scaffold, ASM2204524v1 Scaffold_5287, whole genome shotgun sequence and contains these coding sequences:
- the LOC111681324 gene encoding cuticle protein LPCP-23-like, with product VVLFALLAVAAARPSLVESPVVYSAPADTVTVQETGYAHVGNVVKSVPSAISHHSNAVVHSTAHTVEDVVAPAVKTTEYTTKTLATPVVESYAVAPTVVKTVESAPLVHSTVAATPLVQSVATPVVHTYAAAAPVLHSYAAPVTTYAASSPLTYTATGVW